TTGGTTTTCCAGTAAAAAGTTCCTCGAACCAGGCCTCATGCTCTATCTCCTCGTGGAGTATCGCAAGAGCTAAATCGTAAGTTCTGGGGTCTCTTCCGAAGGTGTAGTTACATATCTCAGTATAGACTCCCACGGCACAGCGCTCCGCTTGGAGAAGAACCTTTAGAATTTCTTCTACTGTGGAGTTCTCGGGCAGGTAAGCGTCGCTACACCACGCCATTTCTGCAAAATCACGAATGTCCCTAGGAAGCTCTCCCCCGAGTTCATAAATCCTCGGCACAAGAGCCTCGAAATGATTCCTGTCCTCGAGGCGGGCATCCTCGATGATTTCTTTTATCGCCTCACCTTCCAGACCGGCGGCGTGGTTCCTCAGAACGGTGTAGTAGTAATATGTCGTGAACTCTGCCGCGGCCGCCTTCAGCAGCATTTCCAAAAGCTTCTCAACGTTTATTTCGGCCCTCTCAACGAGCCGTC
This DNA window, taken from Thermococcus sp., encodes the following:
- the dps gene encoding DNA protection during starvation protein, translated to MSEHNRRLVERAEINVEKLLEMLLKAAAAEFTTYYYYTVLRNHAAGLEGEAIKEIIEDARLEDRNHFEALVPRIYELGGELPRDIRDFAEMAWCSDAYLPENSTVEEILKVLLQAERCAVGVYTEICNYTFGRDPRTYDLALAILHEEIEHEAWFEELFTGKPSGHFRRGKPGESPYVSKFLR